The sequence GGGGTAGGTTGGCATGATAGAGCCCGGTGACATAGAAGTAGGATCCATCATATGGTTGTAATGCCAGCTGTCAGGATATTTCCCTCCCACGCGGGCCAGATCTGGACCAGTGCGCTTGGAACCCCATTGAAAAGGATGGTCATATACGAATTCGCCAGCCTTTGAATATTCTCCATAACGCGCCGTTTCATCTCTAAAGGGTCTTACCATTTGAGAGTGACAAGTGTAACAGCCTTCGCGCACATAAATATCCCTTCCCTGCAATTCAAGCGGAGTATAAGGTTTTACGCTCGAGATGGTGGGAATATTTGACTTTACTAAGAACGTAGGTATAATTTCTATTACCCCGCCAATTAACACCACCACTAAACTTACTATCATCAATTGGATTGGTCTGCGTTCGATCCAACGGTGCCAGTGATCGGTGTGATGTGCTTTGTAAGTAGTTGCTAAAGGCATTGCTTCAGCGTCTTCGTTAGCAAGGAAGTCTCCTTGTTTTACGGTTTTGATAAGGTTATAACACATTATCAAAGCACCGATTAAAAATAAAGTTCCACCAATTGCACGTCCAGCGTAGAAAGGAAGCATCTTCGTTACAGTATCCATGAACTGCCATTTCAACTGGCCTTCTGGTGTAAATTCTTTCCACATCAAACTTTGCATGATACCAGCGAAATAAAGTGGCACTGTATAGATAATGATTCCCAGGGTGCCGATCCAGAAATGCATGTTGGCAAGCCTGGTAGAATAAAGTTTCGTGCGGAACATGCGGGGGAGCAACCAGTAAAGTATACCGAAAGTCAAAAATCCGTTCCAGCCTAATGCTCCTACGTGTACGTGAGCTACAGTCCAATCGGTAAAGTGACTGATGGCGTTGATGTTTTTAATAGAAAGCATCGGACCTTCGAAAGTAGCCATACCATAAGCCGTAACAGCTACTACCAGGAATTTCAGAACAACATCGTCACGCACTTTATCCCATGCGCCTCGTAAGGTGAGTAAACCGTTGATCATACCACCCCACGATGGTGCGATCAACATGATGGAAAATACTACGCCTAATGATTGTGCCCAGTCTGGCACAGCGGTGTAAAGCAAGTGATGTGGACCAGCCCAGATATAAATAAAGATGAGTGCCCAAAAGTGAATGATGGAAAGTCTGTAAGAATACACAGGACGGTTTGCCGCCTTAGGTAAAAAATAATACATCAAACCCAGGTAAGGCGTT is a genomic window of Sphingobacteriaceae bacterium containing:
- a CDS encoding cytochrome C oxidase Cbb3 (CcoN/CcoO FixN/FixO) — translated: MEIEKFQYDNKIVKYFAYATMLWGIVGMLAGLLAALQLVWPIFNLETAQTTFGRVRPVHTNAVIFAFVGNGIFMGVYYSLQRLLKARMFSDTLSKIHFWGWQLIIVLAAVTLLAGKTTGKEYAELEWPIDILITIVWVVFGWNMFGTIIKRRERHLYVAIWFYIATFVTVALLHIVNSIEIPVSFWKSYSWYAGVQDALVQWWYGHNAVAFFLTTPYLGLMYYFLPKAANRPVYSYRLSIIHFWALIFIYIWAGPHHLLYTAVPDWAQSLGVVFSIMLIAPSWGGMINGLLTLRGAWDKVRDDVVLKFLVVAVTAYGMATFEGPMLSIKNINAISHFTDWTVAHVHVGALGWNGFLTFGILYWLLPRMFRTKLYSTRLANMHFWIGTLGIIIYTVPLYFAGIMQSLMWKEFTPEGQLKWQFMDTVTKMLPFYAGRAIGGTLFLIGALIMCYNLIKTVKQGDFLANEDAEAMPLATTYKAHHTDHWHRWIERRPIQLMIVSLVVVLIGGVIEIIPTFLVKSNIPTISSVKPYTPLELQGRDIYVREGCYTCHSQMVRPFRDETARYGEYSKAGEFVYDHPFQWGSKRTGPDLARVGGKYPDSWHYNHMMDPTSMSPGSIMPTYPWLLDDKIDVESTVGKIKAMQRLGVPYPKGYEKQAPADMKKQAEEIAANLKKDGIQTLPDKEIVALIAYLQKLGRDIKAAPKEEISKLSN